A window of Leclercia adecarboxylata contains these coding sequences:
- the nirB gene encoding nitrite reductase large subunit NirB, with protein sequence MRLVIIGNGLAATRLIESLTDRAPGRFDITVIGDERVPAYNRILLSPVLGGEKAAAATQLHDDAWYQARGVRVLCGERVLGLESAARMLRTDKRLLGWDELVFATGSQPFVPPIPGSELPHVFTFRTLDDVNAILATPGPAVILGGGVLGVEAAAALRLQCDNVTLVHRGPWLMEQQLDQHAGLLLEEALSARGIGCELNAGIAQITPDSVTLTSGRTLAATRVVLATGVTPNIQLAKASNVPCGRGIRVDNQMRTALEGISAIGECCEIDGQTWGLVAPCLAQAEILAARLAGERVTPFTPTQSGMRLKVTGIELFSAGEVSAQPDDAVWSSWDPLTRHYRRLLVRNGTLAGVLLMGECRSAATLTDLLATSEPAQADWLFDRFTTQPQVAGQNAMTKPTLVVVGHGMVGHHFLEDCVNRGLHQQYQIVVFGEERYAAYDRVHLSEYFAGRSADSLSMVAGDFFADNGIELRLSQQVVAIDRDARVIRTAAGHETHWDKLVLATGSYPFVPPVPGRDLPGCFVYRTLDDLDNIAACARGSRTGVVIGGGLLGLEAANALKQLGLETHVVEFAPNLMAVQLDNDGAAMLRRKIEALGVGVHTSKATTEIAETDSGMVLRFADGSELATDMVVFSAGIRPQDALARECGLDLGERGGIAIDNQCRTSDADVFAIGECALWEGKIYGLVAPGYQMARVASAALAGEENAFMGADMSTKLKLLGVDVASFGDAHGRTAGSQSYQWTHGPQQIYKKIVVSADNKTLLGGVLVGDASEYATLVQMMLNDIKLPKDPETLILPAVAGSAPKALGVAALPESAQICSCHNVSKGDICQAVSNGATDIGAVKQCTKAATGCGGCSALVKQVMEFQLAAQGVEVKKDICEHFAYSRQEIYHLVRVNRIHTFDQLISRYGQGHGCEICKPLVGSVLASCWNEYLLKPAHLPLQDTNDRYFANIQKDGTYSIVPRMAAGEVTADGLIAIGQIAKRYQLYSKITGGQRIDLFGARLEQLPEIWQLLIDAGFETGHAYGKSLRTVKSCVGSTWCRYGVQDSTGLAVTLENRYKGLRAPHKIKMAVSGCTRECAEAQSKDVGVIATDKGWNLYLCGNGGMKPRHADLFASDLDDATLLRYVDRFLMFYIRTADRLQRTSTWMDNLEGGLAYLREVIVDDSLGIAAELELEMQRVVDTYQCEWQTTLQDPGRLAQFRTLDAAPAPSRRWQDICTLEEIPEQAGIGARLGTQPIALFRFGKSIYALEDREPGGSASVLSRGILGDAGGEPVVISPLYKTRIRLRDGRLLDTGEVAVRAWPVKIDGDRVLVGSEELVMRAEAS encoded by the coding sequence ATGCGCCTGGTCATTATTGGAAACGGACTGGCGGCAACGCGGCTGATTGAGTCGTTGACCGACCGCGCCCCCGGGCGCTTCGACATCACCGTCATCGGCGACGAACGGGTGCCCGCCTATAACCGCATCCTGCTCTCCCCTGTGCTCGGGGGCGAGAAAGCCGCGGCGGCCACCCAGCTTCATGATGATGCCTGGTATCAGGCGCGGGGCGTCAGGGTGCTGTGCGGCGAACGGGTGCTGGGCCTGGAGTCCGCGGCGCGGATGTTGCGCACCGATAAGCGCCTCCTGGGGTGGGATGAGCTGGTCTTCGCCACCGGATCCCAGCCGTTTGTGCCGCCGATACCCGGAAGCGAATTGCCCCACGTGTTTACCTTCCGCACCCTGGATGACGTGAACGCCATTCTGGCGACGCCCGGCCCGGCAGTGATCCTGGGCGGCGGCGTACTGGGCGTGGAGGCGGCAGCGGCGTTACGCCTTCAGTGTGACAACGTCACGTTAGTGCATCGCGGCCCGTGGCTGATGGAACAGCAGCTGGATCAGCACGCCGGGCTGCTGCTGGAGGAGGCGCTCTCGGCGCGGGGTATCGGCTGTGAGCTGAACGCCGGTATTGCGCAGATAACCCCCGACAGCGTCACCCTCACCAGCGGACGCACTCTGGCCGCCACGCGGGTGGTGCTGGCAACGGGCGTCACGCCCAACATCCAGCTGGCGAAGGCAAGCAATGTGCCGTGCGGACGCGGGATCCGGGTGGATAACCAGATGCGCACCGCGCTGGAGGGCATCAGCGCTATCGGCGAGTGCTGCGAAATCGACGGGCAGACCTGGGGGCTGGTGGCGCCCTGTCTGGCTCAGGCGGAGATCCTCGCCGCCCGTCTCGCGGGCGAGCGCGTCACCCCATTTACCCCGACGCAAAGCGGCATGCGCCTGAAGGTCACCGGCATTGAGCTGTTCAGCGCCGGAGAGGTGAGCGCGCAACCCGATGACGCGGTGTGGAGCAGCTGGGATCCGCTGACCCGCCACTACCGCCGCTTACTGGTTCGCAACGGCACGCTGGCAGGCGTGCTGCTGATGGGGGAGTGTCGCAGCGCGGCCACCCTTACCGATTTACTGGCAACGTCAGAACCCGCCCAGGCGGACTGGCTGTTCGATCGATTCACTACGCAGCCGCAGGTTGCAGGGCAGAACGCTATGACAAAACCTACTCTGGTTGTGGTTGGACACGGTATGGTCGGCCACCATTTTCTTGAAGACTGCGTCAACCGCGGTTTGCATCAGCAGTATCAGATCGTGGTCTTCGGTGAAGAGCGCTATGCCGCCTACGATCGCGTCCATCTTTCCGAATACTTTGCCGGGCGCAGCGCCGACTCGCTGTCGATGGTCGCCGGGGATTTCTTTGCCGATAACGGCATTGAACTGCGCCTCTCCCAACAGGTGGTGGCTATCGATCGCGACGCCCGGGTGATCCGCACGGCCGCCGGGCATGAAACCCACTGGGACAAGCTGGTGCTCGCCACCGGGTCATACCCGTTCGTGCCCCCGGTGCCGGGGCGCGACCTGCCGGGCTGCTTTGTTTACCGCACCCTTGACGATCTGGATAACATCGCCGCCTGCGCCAGAGGTTCGCGCACCGGCGTGGTGATCGGCGGCGGGCTGCTGGGGCTGGAGGCGGCCAACGCCCTGAAACAGCTTGGGCTGGAGACCCACGTGGTGGAGTTTGCCCCCAACCTGATGGCGGTGCAGCTCGATAACGACGGGGCTGCCATGCTGCGACGTAAAATCGAAGCCCTCGGCGTGGGGGTGCATACCAGCAAGGCGACAACGGAGATCGCCGAAACCGACAGCGGAATGGTCCTGCGCTTCGCCGACGGCAGCGAACTGGCCACAGACATGGTGGTCTTCTCCGCCGGGATCCGCCCGCAGGATGCCCTGGCCCGCGAATGCGGTCTGGACCTTGGGGAGCGCGGCGGGATCGCCATCGACAACCAGTGCCGCACTTCGGATGCGGATGTGTTCGCCATTGGCGAATGCGCCCTCTGGGAGGGCAAAATCTACGGCCTGGTGGCCCCTGGCTACCAGATGGCGCGCGTGGCCTCTGCCGCGCTGGCGGGAGAAGAGAACGCCTTTATGGGCGCAGATATGAGCACCAAACTGAAGCTGCTGGGCGTGGACGTGGCCTCGTTTGGCGATGCCCATGGCCGCACGGCGGGATCCCAGAGCTACCAGTGGACCCACGGCCCGCAGCAGATCTACAAGAAGATCGTGGTCAGCGCCGATAACAAAACCCTGCTCGGCGGCGTGCTGGTGGGGGATGCCAGCGAATACGCCACCCTGGTGCAGATGATGCTTAACGACATCAAGCTGCCCAAGGATCCTGAAACCCTGATCCTGCCCGCCGTGGCTGGCAGCGCCCCGAAAGCGCTGGGCGTGGCGGCCCTGCCGGAAAGCGCGCAGATCTGCTCCTGTCACAACGTCAGCAAAGGCGATATCTGCCAGGCGGTGAGCAACGGTGCGACCGACATTGGGGCGGTGAAGCAGTGCACCAAAGCGGCCACCGGCTGCGGCGGCTGCAGCGCGCTGGTGAAACAGGTGATGGAGTTCCAGCTGGCGGCCCAGGGCGTTGAGGTGAAAAAGGACATCTGCGAGCACTTCGCGTATTCGCGCCAGGAGATCTACCACCTGGTGCGCGTCAACCGCATCCATACCTTTGACCAGCTGATTAGCCGCTACGGTCAGGGGCACGGGTGTGAGATCTGCAAGCCGCTGGTGGGATCGGTGCTGGCCTCCTGCTGGAATGAGTACCTGCTGAAACCGGCCCACCTGCCGCTGCAGGACACCAACGACCGCTACTTTGCCAACATCCAGAAAGACGGCACCTACTCCATTGTACCGCGTATGGCCGCTGGCGAAGTCACCGCCGACGGGCTGATCGCCATCGGCCAGATCGCCAAACGCTATCAGCTGTACAGCAAAATTACCGGCGGGCAGCGTATCGACCTGTTTGGCGCCCGGCTGGAACAGCTGCCGGAGATCTGGCAGCTGTTGATTGACGCCGGGTTTGAGACCGGCCACGCCTACGGGAAATCCCTGCGTACGGTGAAATCCTGCGTCGGCTCCACCTGGTGTCGCTACGGGGTGCAGGACTCCACCGGGCTGGCGGTGACCCTGGAGAACCGCTACAAGGGACTGCGCGCGCCGCACAAAATCAAGATGGCGGTGTCGGGCTGCACCCGCGAGTGTGCCGAAGCCCAGAGCAAGGACGTGGGGGTCATTGCCACCGACAAGGGCTGGAACCTCTATCTCTGCGGCAACGGCGGCATGAAGCCGCGCCACGCGGATCTCTTTGCCAGCGATCTCGATGACGCCACGCTGTTGCGCTACGTTGACCGTTTCCTGATGTTCTACATCCGCACCGCGGATCGCCTGCAGCGCACCAGCACCTGGATGGATAACCTTGAGGGGGGGCTGGCGTACCTGCGGGAGGTGATCGTCGACGACAGCCTCGGCATTGCCGCCGAGCTGGAGCTGGAGATGCAGCGGGTGGTGGATACCTATCAGTGCGAATGGCAGACCACACTCCAGGATCCGGGCCGTCTGGCGCAGTTCCGCACCCTGGATGCCGCCCCTGCGCCATCCAGACGCTGGCAGGATATCTGCACCCTGGAGGAGATCCCGGAGCAGGCGGGAATCGGTGCCCGTCTGGGTACGCAGCCCATTGCGCTTTTCCGCTTCGGCAAATCGATTTATGCCCTGGAAGACAGGGAGCCGGGCGGCAGCGCCAGCGTCTTGTCGCGGGGCATTCTCGGGGATGCCGGGGGAGAGCCGGTGGTGATCTCTCCGCTGTATAAAACCCGGATCCGCCTGCGGGACGGCCGCCTGCTCGACACCGGTGAAGTGGCGGTGCGCGCCTGGCCGGTGAAAATTGACGGTGACCGGGTGCTGGTAGGCAGCGAAGAATTAGTGATGCGTGCGGAGGCGTCATGA
- a CDS encoding ABC transporter ATP-binding protein — protein MKPLIQVQAVSQRFSTASGEFLALQNVSFDIHEGETISLIGHSGCGKSTLLNLIAGITLPTEGGLLCDNREIAGPGPERAVVFQNHSLLPWLTCFDNVALAVDQVFRRSMNKAERREWIEHNLERVQMGHAIHKRPGEISGGMKQRVGIARALAMKPKVLLMDEPFGALDALTRAHLQDSVMHIQQELNTTIVLITHDVDEAVLLSDRVLMMTNGPAATVGEILRVDLPRPRNRVQLAEDSRYHHMRQQILHFLYEKQPKAA, from the coding sequence ATGAAACCTCTTATTCAGGTCCAGGCCGTCAGCCAGCGTTTTTCCACCGCCAGCGGCGAGTTTCTGGCACTGCAGAACGTCTCTTTTGATATTCACGAAGGGGAGACCATCAGCCTGATCGGGCACTCCGGCTGCGGCAAATCCACCCTGCTGAACCTGATCGCCGGCATCACTCTGCCGACCGAAGGCGGGCTTCTCTGCGATAACCGCGAGATCGCCGGGCCGGGGCCGGAGCGGGCGGTGGTGTTCCAGAACCACTCCCTGCTGCCGTGGCTGACCTGCTTCGACAACGTGGCGCTGGCGGTGGATCAGGTGTTCCGTCGCAGCATGAACAAAGCCGAACGCCGGGAGTGGATCGAACATAACCTCGAGCGGGTGCAGATGGGGCACGCCATTCACAAGCGCCCGGGGGAGATCTCCGGCGGCATGAAGCAGCGGGTGGGCATCGCCCGCGCCCTGGCGATGAAGCCAAAAGTGCTGCTGATGGATGAGCCGTTCGGCGCCCTCGACGCCCTGACCCGCGCCCATCTTCAGGATTCGGTGATGCACATCCAGCAGGAGCTGAATACCACCATCGTGCTGATCACCCACGACGTGGACGAGGCCGTTTTGCTTTCGGATCGGGTGCTGATGATGACCAACGGCCCGGCGGCGACGGTGGGTGAGATCCTGCGCGTCGATCTGCCGCGTCCGCGTAACCGGGTGCAGTTGGCGGAAGACAGCCGCTATCACCATATGCGCCAGCAGATCCTGCACTTCCTCTACGAAAAACAGCCGAAAGCGGCCTGA
- the ntrB gene encoding nitrate ABC transporter permease, with translation MKNVNTKAVPAEPVSGEVIALPPVQVRRRTPAFARRINDLLQRLIPALLGLGLLVIAWQLAAINSKGFPTPLSTLDSALTLFADPFYRDGPNDMGVGWNVLASLQRVAIGFGLAAMVGIPLGFMIGRFTFMSRMFTPLIALLRPVSPLAWLPIGLLLFQKAEPASSWTIFICSIWPMVINTAEGVRRIPEDYLNVARVLQLSEWTVMRRILFPAVLPAVLTGVRLSIGIAWLVIVAAEMLTGGLGIGFWIWNEWNNLNVENILIAIVIIGVVGLLLEQGLMLIARRFSWQEK, from the coding sequence ATGAAAAACGTTAACACCAAAGCCGTACCCGCCGAGCCGGTCAGCGGTGAAGTGATTGCTCTCCCGCCGGTGCAGGTGCGCCGTCGCACCCCGGCGTTTGCCCGCCGGATCAACGATCTGCTTCAGCGCCTAATCCCGGCGCTGCTCGGCCTGGGGCTGCTGGTGATTGCCTGGCAGCTGGCGGCCATCAACAGCAAAGGGTTCCCGACGCCGCTCAGCACCCTCGACTCGGCCCTGACGCTGTTTGCCGATCCCTTCTACCGCGACGGCCCGAATGACATGGGGGTGGGCTGGAACGTGCTGGCCTCGCTGCAGCGCGTGGCCATCGGCTTTGGCCTGGCGGCGATGGTGGGCATTCCGCTGGGCTTTATGATTGGCCGCTTCACCTTTATGTCCCGCATGTTCACCCCGCTGATCGCCCTGCTGCGCCCGGTCAGCCCCCTGGCCTGGCTGCCCATCGGCCTGCTGCTGTTCCAGAAGGCGGAGCCCGCCTCCAGCTGGACCATTTTTATCTGCTCGATCTGGCCGATGGTCATCAACACCGCCGAAGGGGTGCGCCGCATCCCGGAGGATTACCTTAATGTGGCCCGGGTGCTGCAGCTCTCTGAGTGGACGGTGATGCGCCGCATTCTCTTCCCGGCGGTGCTGCCCGCGGTGCTGACCGGGGTGCGGCTCTCCATCGGTATCGCCTGGCTGGTGATTGTCGCCGCCGAGATGCTCACCGGGGGCTTAGGCATCGGGTTCTGGATCTGGAACGAGTGGAACAACCTCAACGTTGAAAACATTCTCATCGCCATCGTCATTATCGGCGTGGTGGGTTTGCTGCTGGAGCAGGGGCTGATGCTGATTGCCCGTCGTTTCAGCTGGCAGGAAAAATAA
- a CDS encoding CmpA/NrtA family ABC transporter substrate-binding protein: protein MVEWTRRRFLQASALAGGALILPGVMQAAWAAGSDKPELDTVRVGFIPLTDCAPLAIAAYKGFDKKYGFTLVPTKEASWAAVRDKLVAGELDAAHILYGLLYGLELGIAGKVKPMANLMTLNRNGQAITLSSDLAEQGVRDVEGLKTLIARQAPGTYTFAHTFPTGTHAMWLYYWLASAGINPFDDVRTVVVPPPQMVMNMRIGNMVGFCVGEPWNARAINDRIGFTAATSQSIWPEHPEKVLGTRSEWVEQYPNTARALVSAMMEAQRWIDASPQNKEETAQLLARRAWLNTKEQYLTGRMLGEYDSGIGNRWQDANPIRFFEDGAVSYPWHSDGMWFLTQFRRWGLLKTDPDYAAIAQRINRTDVWQDAATAVGGIRAPSSPLRSSILMDGTVWNGTDPEGYANSFAIHRTGA from the coding sequence ATGGTGGAATGGACAAGACGACGTTTTTTACAGGCCAGCGCGCTGGCTGGCGGGGCGCTTATATTGCCGGGCGTGATGCAGGCTGCGTGGGCCGCAGGCTCCGATAAACCGGAACTCGATACCGTGCGCGTCGGCTTTATTCCGCTGACCGACTGCGCGCCGCTGGCGATCGCGGCATATAAAGGGTTCGATAAAAAATACGGCTTCACCCTGGTGCCGACGAAAGAGGCCAGCTGGGCGGCGGTTCGCGACAAACTGGTCGCCGGAGAGCTGGACGCCGCGCATATTCTCTATGGCCTGCTGTACGGTCTGGAGCTGGGGATCGCCGGGAAAGTCAAACCGATGGCCAACCTGATGACCCTCAACCGCAACGGGCAGGCGATCACCCTGTCGAGCGATCTGGCAGAGCAGGGCGTGCGCGACGTTGAGGGGCTGAAAACGCTTATCGCCCGGCAGGCGCCAGGCACTTACACCTTCGCCCATACCTTTCCTACCGGCACCCACGCCATGTGGCTCTACTACTGGCTGGCGAGCGCGGGGATCAACCCGTTTGACGACGTGCGCACCGTGGTAGTGCCGCCGCCGCAGATGGTGATGAACATGCGCATCGGCAACATGGTCGGCTTTTGCGTCGGCGAGCCGTGGAACGCCCGCGCCATTAACGATCGCATCGGCTTTACCGCCGCCACGTCCCAGTCCATCTGGCCGGAACATCCCGAAAAAGTGCTCGGCACCCGCAGCGAGTGGGTGGAGCAGTATCCGAACACCGCCCGGGCGCTGGTGAGCGCAATGATGGAGGCCCAGCGCTGGATCGACGCCTCGCCGCAGAACAAAGAGGAAACCGCCCAACTGCTGGCCCGTCGCGCCTGGCTCAACACCAAAGAGCAGTACCTCACCGGCCGCATGCTGGGCGAGTACGACAGCGGGATCGGCAACCGCTGGCAGGATGCCAACCCGATTCGCTTCTTTGAGGACGGAGCAGTGAGCTACCCGTGGCACTCCGACGGGATGTGGTTCCTGACCCAGTTCCGCCGCTGGGGACTGCTGAAAACCGACCCGGACTACGCCGCCATCGCGCAGCGCATCAACCGCACCGACGTCTGGCAGGACGCCGCCACGGCAGTAGGGGGCATTCGCGCGCCGTCCTCGCCGCTGCGCAGCAGCATCCTGATGGACGGTACCGTCTGGAACGGCACCGATCCAGAGGGGTACGCCAACAGTTTCGCTATTCACCGTACAGGGGCCTGA
- the nasR gene encoding nitrate regulatory protein NasR (NasR is a transcription antiterminator and transcriptional regulator for the nasFEDCBA operon), whose translation MTINTARPPGATEWFQQARLLRKAQLCKLAQLGTLVSRISHLAHMLQCERGASNIWLCSQGALYALECKASRALVDENLQALQQALGTPLMASGALCERVANALQSLEQLPALREAIADCALPATTAMERYGRMLRNLLSIVPQLNDSIDDPQIAGRFVALYSLMQGKELVGQERALGAIGFTQGYFSDEMRQTLVDRIDGQQTCFEIFLSLTPASLHDHFTLSVPGAEVEQLRRQACTRQPAADQGVLALHWFSLQTERLEQLRTLEEMQIADLMLAVETLISRADDALPAEPQTDEPLALYPQKPLLPLVRQQAQEIEQLSRQLASMRDTLEERKVIEKAKSVLMTHQQMSEEQAWCQLRKMAMDKNQRMVDIARALLTVKALWQQ comes from the coding sequence ATGACGATAAATACGGCCCGTCCACCCGGCGCCACAGAATGGTTCCAGCAGGCCAGGCTGCTGCGTAAAGCGCAGCTGTGCAAACTGGCGCAGCTGGGGACGCTTGTGAGCCGGATCAGCCATCTTGCCCACATGCTACAGTGCGAGCGCGGGGCCTCCAACATCTGGCTCTGCTCTCAGGGGGCGCTGTATGCTCTGGAGTGTAAAGCCAGCCGTGCGCTGGTGGACGAAAATTTGCAGGCGTTGCAGCAGGCCCTTGGCACGCCGCTTATGGCCAGCGGTGCCCTGTGCGAGCGCGTGGCTAACGCCCTGCAAAGCCTGGAGCAACTTCCTGCCCTGCGTGAGGCGATTGCGGATTGCGCGCTGCCGGCCACAACGGCGATGGAGCGCTACGGCCGCATGCTGCGTAACCTGCTCAGTATTGTGCCGCAACTCAATGACAGCATTGACGATCCGCAAATCGCGGGCAGATTTGTCGCGCTCTACAGCCTGATGCAGGGGAAAGAGCTGGTGGGGCAGGAGCGGGCGCTGGGGGCGATTGGCTTTACCCAGGGCTATTTCAGCGATGAAATGCGCCAGACGCTGGTGGATAGAATCGACGGGCAGCAAACCTGTTTCGAGATCTTCCTCTCTCTCACGCCTGCCAGCCTGCATGACCATTTCACCCTCAGCGTGCCGGGGGCTGAAGTTGAACAGCTCCGGCGGCAGGCCTGTACCCGGCAACCCGCAGCGGATCAGGGCGTGCTGGCCCTGCACTGGTTTTCGCTGCAAACCGAACGTCTGGAGCAGCTGCGTACCCTTGAAGAGATGCAGATCGCCGACCTGATGCTGGCGGTGGAGACGCTGATTAGCCGGGCCGATGACGCCCTGCCCGCAGAGCCGCAAACGGATGAGCCGCTGGCCCTCTACCCACAGAAACCCTTGCTACCGCTGGTGCGCCAGCAGGCGCAGGAGATCGAACAGCTCTCCCGCCAGCTGGCCTCAATGCGCGACACCCTGGAGGAGCGCAAAGTCATCGAGAAGGCCAAAAGCGTGCTGATGACCCATCAGCAGATGAGCGAGGAGCAGGCCTGGTGCCAGCTGCGCAAGATGGCGATGGATAAAAACCAGCGGATGGTGGATATCGCCCGCGCACTGCTGACGGTGAAAGCCCTGTGGCAGCAGTGA
- the ychN gene encoding DsrE/F sulfur relay family protein YchN, translated as MQKIVIVANGAAYGSESLFNSLRLAIALREQESDLDLRLFLMSDAVTAGLRGQKPAEGYNIQQMLEILTAQNVPVKLCKTCADGRGISALPLIEGVEIGTLVELAQWTLSADKLLTF; from the coding sequence ATGCAGAAGATTGTGATTGTCGCCAACGGCGCGGCCTATGGCAGCGAATCGCTGTTTAACAGCCTGCGACTGGCCATTGCCTTACGCGAGCAGGAGAGCGACCTCGATCTGCGCCTGTTTTTAATGTCCGATGCGGTCACCGCCGGGCTGCGCGGCCAGAAGCCTGCGGAGGGCTACAACATTCAGCAGATGCTGGAGATCCTGACGGCGCAAAACGTGCCGGTGAAGCTGTGCAAAACCTGCGCCGATGGCCGCGGCATCAGCGCCCTGCCGCTGATTGAGGGGGTAGAGATTGGTACCCTGGTGGAGCTGGCGCAGTGGACGTTATCCGCGGATAAACTATTAACATTTTAA
- a CDS encoding methyl-accepting chemotaxis protein, translated as MFRSIRARIIAATVGCLIAALLLNTVINFQVTRQDNQQSQRSMLASTSASHSMAIADWVSSKTTVINSLQNVALSDDPVPMFKQLAQAGGFINVYVGYASKTAKFSNPDGVPADYDPTVRPWYQQAVKEDRAIVTAPYVDTGTKKLVVTFAVPVKENGELKAVLAGDVAMDSVIANVRGIHPTPASSGLLVDSDGAVIAASDPELTLKPFRDVISGVDLAALKNGNSANGEYNGVAKIFSATPIAGTQWQLIVALDSDDATSGMRTLLKASSLSLVVLVLLSAVVVHFVIARLLKRLSEIRDAMHAIANGTNDLSQRLPEKGDDEVAQIAHAFNAFSDKLSVVMVQLRDASASVKNAAQEIAAGNQDLSGRTERAASSLRETASAVEQITASVAQSTESAAVANEQASKAAEAATRGGSVVSQAISTMQSIEAASTKIGDITSVIDGIAFQTNILALNASVEAARAGEQGRGFAVVAGEVRNLASRSAQAAKEIKSLIDSTTDSVATGSRYVHLAGQSMDEIVTSIGSMSGIMREITVATSEQMKGIQEINRAVLNLDSMVQQNAELVVESAAAASALQGQAGDLAETAGHFRI; from the coding sequence ATGTTCAGGTCAATTCGCGCTCGTATTATTGCGGCGACGGTCGGATGTCTGATCGCCGCGCTTCTATTGAACACCGTCATTAACTTCCAGGTCACGCGTCAGGACAATCAACAGTCGCAACGCTCAATGCTCGCCAGTACCAGCGCCAGCCACAGCATGGCGATTGCCGACTGGGTCAGCAGCAAGACGACGGTCATCAACTCCCTGCAAAACGTTGCCCTGAGCGACGATCCGGTACCGATGTTTAAACAGCTGGCCCAGGCTGGCGGGTTTATTAACGTCTATGTCGGCTACGCCAGCAAAACCGCGAAGTTCTCCAATCCCGACGGCGTGCCCGCCGACTACGATCCGACGGTGCGCCCGTGGTATCAGCAGGCCGTGAAAGAAGATCGCGCCATTGTCACCGCGCCCTATGTCGATACCGGTACCAAAAAGCTGGTGGTGACCTTCGCCGTGCCGGTGAAAGAGAACGGCGAATTAAAAGCCGTGCTGGCGGGCGACGTGGCGATGGACAGCGTGATCGCCAACGTTCGCGGCATTCATCCGACCCCGGCCAGTAGCGGTCTGCTGGTGGACAGCGATGGCGCGGTCATTGCCGCCAGCGATCCTGAGCTGACCCTGAAGCCCTTCAGGGATGTCATCAGCGGCGTCGATCTGGCAGCGCTGAAAAACGGCAACAGCGCTAACGGGGAGTACAACGGCGTGGCGAAAATCTTCTCTGCGACCCCGATTGCCGGCACCCAGTGGCAGCTGATTGTGGCGCTCGACAGCGATGATGCCACCTCGGGTATGCGCACCCTGCTGAAAGCCTCCTCCCTGTCGCTGGTGGTCCTCGTGCTGCTCAGCGCCGTGGTGGTGCACTTTGTGATTGCCCGTCTGCTGAAACGCCTGTCGGAGATCCGCGATGCGATGCATGCCATTGCTAACGGCACCAACGATCTCTCCCAGCGCCTGCCGGAGAAAGGTGACGATGAGGTGGCGCAGATCGCCCATGCGTTCAACGCCTTCAGCGATAAGCTGTCGGTGGTAATGGTGCAGCTGCGCGACGCCAGCGCCTCGGTGAAAAACGCCGCCCAGGAGATTGCCGCCGGTAACCAGGATCTCTCTGGCCGTACCGAGCGGGCCGCCTCCAGCCTGCGAGAAACCGCCAGCGCCGTGGAGCAGATCACCGCCTCCGTCGCCCAGTCCACCGAATCCGCCGCCGTGGCGAACGAGCAGGCTAGCAAAGCCGCCGAGGCCGCGACGCGCGGCGGCAGCGTGGTGTCCCAGGCAATCTCCACCATGCAGTCCATCGAGGCCGCCTCGACCAAAATTGGCGACATCACCAGCGTGATTGACGGCATTGCCTTCCAGACCAACATCCTGGCGCTGAACGCCTCGGTCGAAGCGGCGCGAGCGGGTGAACAGGGTCGTGGCTTTGCGGTCGTGGCGGGAGAAGTGCGTAACCTGGCCAGCCGCAGCGCCCAGGCGGCAAAAGAGATCAAGAGCCTGATAGACTCCACTACCGACAGCGTGGCCACCGGTTCGCGCTATGTGCATCTCGCCGGCCAGAGCATGGATGAGATTGTCACCAGCATCGGCAGCATGTCGGGGATCATGCGGGAGATCACCGTCGCCACCAGCGAGCAGATGAAAGGCATTCAGGAGATTAACCGCGCGGTGCTCAATCTGGACAGCATGGTGCAGCAGAACGCCGAGCTGGTGGTGGAGTCAGCCGCCGCGGCCAGCGCCCTGCAGGGTCAGGCAGGCGACCTCGCTGAGACCGCAGGCCATTTCCGCATTTAA
- a CDS encoding DUF1883 domain-containing protein — translation MALVKASLKLFGGDTVVVRCSERCHIHLMSNKAPRKTQADILSVQDRDNAWLTVPYTGTWEVLIDSHSQSLEHSISYVAA, via the coding sequence ATGGCACTGGTAAAAGCAAGTCTGAAGTTGTTTGGCGGGGATACGGTAGTGGTTCGCTGCTCAGAGCGCTGTCATATTCATCTGATGAGTAATAAAGCACCACGTAAAACGCAGGCGGATATTTTAAGCGTGCAGGACAGAGACAACGCCTGGCTCACGGTGCCCTACACCGGGACCTGGGAGGTGCTCATCGACAGCCATAGCCAGTCTCTTGAGCACTCCATCAGCTACGTCGCAGCATAA